In Williamwhitmania taraxaci, the DNA window CCACTGCTATTCAGTTTTGCAATAACTGTTTCGGCCATCTTCCGTTGATCGTCGCTATGGTAAAAAACAGCAGAACGGTATTGAGTTCCGGCATCGGCTCCTTGCCTATTGAGCGTGGTAGGATCGTGCACGGTAAAGAATACCTCTAAGAGTTTGGCAAAGGAAACCTTCGTTGGATCGTAAACAATTTGTATGGCTTCGGCATGACCCGTGGAACCACTGCAAACTGCATCGTAGGTGGGATTTACCACCTCACCTCCTGTATAGCCTGATTTGACAAGCATTACGCCGTTTAACTGCTGGAATACTGCTTCAATACACCAGAAACAACCACCGGCAAGGGTTGCTGTATCGAGATTCTCGGTTGCTGTCATCATTCGCTCCTTATGTTGTGTTTTTTGCGGTTCGCTGGCACATTGTTGGGATAGCCCTCCCGCAACTAATAGCAAAAAAACAATTGAAATGGTTGTCTTCATAATCTAACTTTCCATAAAGAACAGGCAAACGCGGAATAAGTTTACGGTATGCAAAAATGAATATATGGCATAGAATATTGAGCAGTAAATAAGGAGAAGATAATGAACACCCTCAAATGATCGGAAGCGTGCAAACCATATGACCATCAACACCCATCTGTTTTCTAAAGACTCTATTCACATCTAACCTTTCACGGCATAGGCAACATCCAGCTGCTCGCCCAAAAACTGAGCCAACTTAACTATCCTACTTTCCGAGAAAGTGAAATTCAATCCGGCTTGCCTATAGATTTCAGTGACGGAGGATTGCCCACCCAAAGCCAATGCGCTGAAGAATTGCTGTAGCGCTTCGTCTCCCTGCTCCTGATAGTGCATCCAAAGTTCCAGAGCGCCAAGTTGAGCTATTGCGTACTCAATATAGTAGAATGGTTCCTCATAAATGTGCGATTGATGCTGCCATCCAAATACAAACGCCTCCTCAACCCCCGCATAGCAAACCTCATGGCAGGCATACTTTTTATATATTTTGGTCCAAGCCGTATCGCGCTCCGATTGGCTATGCTCGGGATGCGTGTACAACCAATGTTGAAACTCATCTACCGCTGCAATCCATGGTAGTCCAAGCACAACGCCCTCGAGCAGGTTTACTCTCGCTCGATTAAGATCGGTCTTTTCGGGATAGAAGGGAGTCCAAAATGAAGATGAAATTAACTCAAGCGACATAGAGGCCAATTCGGCTACCTCCATTGGAAAATTCTTATGAAAATAGAATGGGTGGTGACCACAGAGCTTATCGTGGAGCGCATGTCCCATCTCATGCATAAGGGTAACCACGTCGTCGTGAGTTCCGGCAGCATTCATAAAAAGGAACGATGCGTTGCTCTGTGGCAAATTAAAAGAAAAGGCCCCGGAAGCTTTCTTGTCACGGGATTCGAGATCGAGGTGGCCGTTGACCTCCATTTCATCGAGCAGTTGTCCCAACCGAAGGTCGATAGCGTAAAGGGTCTCCCTTCCTCCCTCAATTAACTCTTGAGCCGTATGAAACGGTTGAAGTGGGGCTCTCATCTCCGGATCAGTGGCCAAATCCCAAGGCATGAGTTCGGAATAGCCCAACAGTTGCTTGCGACGAATCATAACCTTGTCGGCTAAGGGAACAAAGTGCTGCTGAATAGTTCCATGAAGCGAAACCACATCGGCTACTGAATAATCGAAACGTTCCAGCTCAAAGTGGCGAAAATCACGGTAATTCTTGAACCCTGCATTTATGGCAATCTGGTAGCGCATCTTTAGCAACTTATCCATTAGGCCATGCAGCTCGGTTCTTATTCCGATACGCTTCTCCAACATAAGCCGATATATTTCTTCGCGATTATCTCGGTTGTTGCCCTCAAGCAAGGCATAAGCCTGCTCCATCGTAAGCGTATTATCTTGGTAGAGTATGGTTAGCCCACCGGTAAGTTCAGCATGATCTTGTGATAAAATTTCGGTCGATGCCGAAACAGCCACATTCTCCTGGCGAAAGATTTCAATACGTCGTTTAACCTGTTGAAAAAAAGCATTCTCCGTGGTTTCCAAATACTGTTTGGCCACGGGATTATGCATAAGTAGCTTGTTCAACCTATCGCAGGCCTCCTCGGCCACTGGCTCCACCTCTTCAATAAATGAATCGAGTAGCTTTCGAAACTCTTCATTGCCCGTATTTTGGCTAAACTGTATGTAGAGTTTGGCATGAGCCTCCCCTAGGGCATCCTCAACGTTTGTCCATCTCGCAAGCATTTCGGTAACCTCATTCGTATTGGTTAAAGGCATGCTTTCCAACTCATGATAAAGCGACGCCACGGTTTCGGGCGTTAGGTCCGCTGGAAGAAGTTTATCGCTATTTCGATTCATAAATGGCTAGTATTTACTTTGCGAAGATGGAATATGGGATGAACTATAACAAGAAGCGCCACTTCTAGCAGAAGCAGCGCTCAAATACTTTTCGATTAAACGAATTACAAATTACTCAGCCTTATCAGCTTCAGCAGTTGCTTCGTTTGCTTCCTCTTCAATGTCGAGAAGAGCGAGCATATCCTTCGATTGAAGCAAGTTATACCAAGAAACCATCTTCTTAATATCGGAAGCATAAACCTTATCGCTATCATAGTCGGGAAGAACCTCGAGCAAGTATGCTTTCAACTGGTCGTTGGTTGCCTTACCCGAAAGGGCTTGTCCACCATTCTCTTTGGTACGGATATTCTTCAAAACATCTCTCAGTGGAGCCTCACCAGTTTCGGTGTAAACGGCTATATCGCCCAACGACGAAACTTTGGCACTTGCTGAAGCGTTCATGCGCTTTTGATCCAACAGCGATTCAACAATAATACCATTCCGACTTTGAGATACGAATTGAAACAAACCTGGTTGTCCCGAAATGGAGATAATCTTCTTTAAATTTAATTCCGTGCTCATGATTATAATCTTTCTAATTTTTATTGCTGAATGGCAAAGTTAAACAAAAATTATTCGAATGACACTCAATAAATGTATGCTAAATCAAATTTATGTCAATCGTAGGGGTTAAACTGATCTAAAAGTGGCAATCCATGAGATTAAAATCATGCTACAATTTCACCCTTTCCTAAGTTTAAAGTGTGCCCCGCTCCTTCTTTATCTTGTCGTATGCGTCATTTACCTTTTTAATTTTCTCATTGGCCGCCCGCTGAACATCCTCACCTAGGTTG includes these proteins:
- the msrA gene encoding peptide-methionine (S)-S-oxide reductase MsrA; its protein translation is MKTTISIVFLLLVAGGLSQQCASEPQKTQHKERMMTATENLDTATLAGGCFWCIEAVFQQLNGVMLVKSGYTGGEVVNPTYDAVCSGSTGHAEAIQIVYDPTKVSFAKLLEVFFTVHDPTTLNRQGADAGTQYRSAVFYHSDDQRKMAETVIAKLNSSGTWTNPIVTEIKPVKPFYVAEKYHQNYFNDNKQQPYCRMVIQPKMEKFQKVFKEIIK
- a CDS encoding M3 family oligoendopeptidase, with the translated sequence MNRNSDKLLPADLTPETVASLYHELESMPLTNTNEVTEMLARWTNVEDALGEAHAKLYIQFSQNTGNEEFRKLLDSFIEEVEPVAEEACDRLNKLLMHNPVAKQYLETTENAFFQQVKRRIEIFRQENVAVSASTEILSQDHAELTGGLTILYQDNTLTMEQAYALLEGNNRDNREEIYRLMLEKRIGIRTELHGLMDKLLKMRYQIAINAGFKNYRDFRHFELERFDYSVADVVSLHGTIQQHFVPLADKVMIRRKQLLGYSELMPWDLATDPEMRAPLQPFHTAQELIEGGRETLYAIDLRLGQLLDEMEVNGHLDLESRDKKASGAFSFNLPQSNASFLFMNAAGTHDDVVTLMHEMGHALHDKLCGHHPFYFHKNFPMEVAELASMSLELISSSFWTPFYPEKTDLNRARVNLLEGVVLGLPWIAAVDEFQHWLYTHPEHSQSERDTAWTKIYKKYACHEVCYAGVEEAFVFGWQHQSHIYEEPFYYIEYAIAQLGALELWMHYQEQGDEALQQFFSALALGGQSSVTEIYRQAGLNFTFSESRIVKLAQFLGEQLDVAYAVKG
- a CDS encoding DUF5606 family protein, producing the protein MSTELNLKKIISISGQPGLFQFVSQSRNGIIVESLLDQKRMNASASAKVSSLGDIAVYTETGEAPLRDVLKNIRTKENGGQALSGKATNDQLKAYLLEVLPDYDSDKVYASDIKKMVSWYNLLQSKDMLALLDIEEEANEATAEADKAE